TGCCAAGAACCGATATTGGCCAGCTCCTGCAGGCCGGAACCGCCCGCAATGATCTTTACACCGGCCGGGCCTTCCATTACCACATCAGCCAAATCCCGTTCCCCGGAGAAAAAGTGGCCTAAATGATACTTGGGGATCATCCCTAACATTAAATCAATGTTGGCCAAACCCAAATCGGTATCGATTAAGGTCACTTTTTGGCCCAATTTGGAAAGGCAGATGGACAGGTTAACCGAGATGTTCGTCTTCCCTACCCCGCCTTTACCACTGGTCACAGCGATGATGCGGGCTTTACGGGTATTAACCCGGTTATTTTTGCTATTTACCAGCTCCCTTAAACGTTCTGCTTGATCACGCATTGATGGTCTCCTTATCCGCGTACTTATTATCCGCGTACTTATCCGCATACCTCTTTATAACCTCAAAGGTGGCAACCTCGATATCCTCCGGTACACTCTGTCCTGTTGTGACATAAGACAACGGAATGCGCAGTCTTTCGGCAACCTCTATCACATTGCTCAAACTATTGGTCTCATCCAATTTGGTAAAGATCAAACGGTTCACACCGAGCTCCTTAAATGCATCGGCTGTTTCCAGCAGATCCTCCAGTTTGGTGTTGGCGCTTAACACCAAATGGGTTTCATTCAAGGGCCGTCCGTTAAAAAAGTGTTTTAACTCGCGGATCTGCTGCTTGTTCTTTTGGCTGCGTCCCGCCGTGTCGATCAGGATCAGTTGCTTGTCCATCAGTTTTTGAAAAGCGCGTTTCAGATCAGCAGCGGTATATACCACTTCAATCGGCAAGTTTATGATTTCGGAATAGGTTTTTAATTGTTCAACCGCCGCGATCCGGTAGGTATCAATGGTAATCAGGCCGACCGATTTCCCTTCGAACAGGGCGAAATTGGCGGCGAGCTTGGCGATGGTCGTCGTTTTCCCAACCCCGGTAGGGCCGACCAGGGCTACCACAGTCGGTCGACTGCTGAGCCGGATCGGATAGGTTTTGATGAAAAATTCATCCCAATTCTTCCGGGACTTGCTGACCGGGGCGGCCGTCCCCAGCTTGTCCGTTACATTTTGCTCTTCGGGGATGGCCCGCGCGGCGGCGGTCATCTCCACCGGCGATACGGAACGGACCTGTGCCGTCACGCCTTCGATGGCCATTTTGATCTCCGATAATTCCTTTTTCACCTTTTCCAGTTCCGGCATGATCGCCGTTTCCGGCTGGAACAATTGGCGTTGCTTTTCCTCCCCGCCCTTCTCCGCCGTCGGCTGCTTAGCCGCCGCAGGAATCCGTACCGTCTCCTTGTTATCCACGGCAGCCAGCACTTCATATCTTCTCTTCGCGAATAAGCCCAAAAAGCCCCCTTCCTTAAAAGGGCGTGAATGCAAGATCAGGGCGTCATCGCCCAGATCCCGTTTCACACGGGCAATTGCTTGTTGCGCCGTGTCGGCGACAAACCTTTTAACCCGCATTAACAACACCTACCATTCCTAAGGAATGTACTTCCATTTCCGGAATTATCTCTTGATAGGACACCACAAAAATCTTCGGCGAAACCCGTTCCGTAATACTCCGGACATACCGGCGGATCGCCGGTGCCACCAGCAGCACCGGATTACGACCTTCCTGGATAATCGGGCGAATTTGCTGGTTTAAAGAAGCATAGAACTCATTCAGCCATGATGGTGACAAGGGCTCCCCCTCACTATCCTGAGCGCGGAGAATCCGCTCTTCGGTCTGGGGAGAAAGGGTCAGCACCTGGATCTTATTGCCATTGCCCGCCAACATCTTGGAGATCTGCCGCTTCAAGGCCACCCGAACGTACTCGGTCAGGACATCGGTATCCTTCGTCATCGGCGCATAATCGGCCAGCGTCTCCAGGATCGTTACCAAGTTACGGAGTGGAATTCCTTCCTTCAAAAGTTGGGCAAAGACCTTTTGGATCTCGCCAATTGTCATCAAATTCGGGATTAATTCTTCCACGACCACCGGGTAATCGGTTTTTATGTAGTCAAGCATCGCCTGGATCTCCTGCCGCCCCAATAGTTCATAGGCATAATTGCGGATAATCTCCGTCAGGTGAGTGGCCAAAACGGAAGGACAATCCACCACCGTATAACCGGACATTTCCGCTTTTTCCCTTTGGTCCGCCGTAATCCACAGGGCGGGCAAACCAAAAGCCGGTTCTTTCGTGGGGATTCCTGAGACCTTTTCCGTCACCGCCCCCGCATCCATCGCCAGGAAAGAGTGGGTCATCAGTTCCCCGCTCCCCACTTCCACCCCTTTGATCTTGATCACGTATTGGTTGGGGGCCAGTTGCATATTATCACGGATCCGGATGGCGGGCAGGATAATCCCCAGTTCCAAAGCGACTTGCCGCCGGATTAAACTGACCCGTTCAAAGAGGTCCCCGCCCTGGCTCTTATCGACCAGCGGGATTAAACTATAGCCAATCTCCACCTCCATCGGATCAACCGCCAGCAGAGAAAGGACATGCTCCGGTTTATAGGCTACTTGCTCCTGGGCGGCCGCCTGTTGTTGTTCAACGGCGGTTTCGGCTCTTTCTTTCTGCTCCCGGCGGAGAATCGAAGTCAACCACCACAGGAGAAGCGCAATGACCAGGAAAGGAATGGTCGGCATCCCCGGAACCAAGCCGAACAGCGCAAGCACCACCGCGGTAATCAGCAAGATTTGCGGGTAACGCAGGAGCTGACTGGTTAAATCGGCCCCCAGGTTGTCTTCGGAAGCGGCTCTGGTTACTAAAACACCGGTCGCGGTGGAGATGAGCAGCGCGGGTACCTGTGAGACCAAACCATCGCCCACCGTTAAGAGGGCGTACAACTGCAGGGCACCCAACGCATCAAGCCCGCGTTGCCACATTCCGATGATGACGCCCCCCAGGAGGTTAATGACGGTGATGATCAACCCGGCAATGGCATCACCTTTTACAAATTTACTGGCCCCGTCCATAGACCCGTAAAAGTCAGCCTCGCGGGCAACTTCCCGCCGGCGGGCCCGGGCTTCTTCCTCTGTAATCAAACCGGCATTCAAGTCCGCATCAATACTCATCTGTTTCCCGGGCATAGCGTCCAAGGTAAAGCGGGCCGCCACCTCGGCCACCCGTTCCGACCCCTTCGTAATCACCAGGAAGTTAATCAAAGTTAAAATCAGAAAGATTATAAAGCCCACCACCGGGTTGCTCCCAGCAACGAAATTACCAAACGCTTCGATAACCTGGCCGGCGTACCCGTGTAATAAAATCAACCGGGTGGAAGAAACGTTAAGCGCCAACCGGAAAAGGGTCGTCATAAGCAGAACGGTTGGGAAAACCGAGAACTCCAAGGACTTACGGACATTCATCGTCAACATTAAAATTAAGAAGGACAAGGCAATGTTGATCGTAAAGAAGAGATCCAGCACAAAGGTGGGGAGAGGAATAAACATCATGGCAAGAATGACGACCATCAAGACAACAACGACAATCTCCCCGCTAAAAGCAGCTCTGGATAATAAAGTTCTATCCCCTGGTTGATCTGGCATTTTATTCACCATCGATATTCAAATTTTTGGGTGTTCGCGAGATAAGCCTAGCGTCTTTGCCGCAGTTTATAGACGAAAGCTAAAACCTCGGCGACCGCCTGGTACAGGTTGGGCGGGATCTGCTCGCCGATCTCGACCGTTTGGTAGAGGGTCCGGGCCAACGGTTTGTTCTCGACCAACGGAATGCCGTGCTCGGTGGCAATTTCCTTGATTTTGGCGGCGATGTGTCCTTCGCCCTTCGCCAAAACCTGCGGCGCCGCCATCTTCTCCGCTTCATACTTAAGCGCAATGGCTAAATGCGTTGGGTTCGTGATCACCACATCCGCCTTGGGTACTTCCTGCATCATCCGCCGCATCGATAACTGTCTTTGTTTTTGGCGGATCCGGCTTCTCACCAGCGGATCACCTTCGGTCTGTTTGAGCTCGTCCTGCAACTCTTTCTTCGTCATCCGCAGGCTTTTCCGGTACTGCCAGCGTTGGTAATAAAAGTCAAAGATCGCTAAAGCCAGCAGCAAAAGGGCAATCCGCAAGACAATCGTAAACATTAACTGCCATAGCAACCCGGCCATTTCCAGTGGCGGGTGATACACATTGCTTTCCGCCAGGGGGAAAACCTTGCTTTTAAAGGTATTCCATATGATGATGAACACCCCAATGATTTTAAACAAGGCTTTAAACAAGTCGATAAATTTTTGGGGTGAAAACATTCTTTTTAAGCCGGCCAACGGATTTAACCGGTCAAATTTCATCTTGAGGGGCTCGAGGGTGAACACCCCCCCCCGTTTGCAGGTAATTCACCAAAACGCCAACAGTGAGGATGGCAAGCCCGACGGGGATAAAAGCCCCCACCACCGTAAGGAGAGTACTATTAAAAAGCTGGGCCAGATTGGCCTCGTCCAGATAGGTGTTTAAACGGTCACTGGAAAACCCGTATTGAAAACAGAGATACAGTTTTTCCAACAAATAGGAGCCACCCGCCCGCAAAGCCATAAACCCGGCCAGCAGGGTGACGACCGTACTCAATTCGTTGCTCCGCGGGACTTGCCCTTTTTGCCGGGCGCGTTGCCGTTTCCGTGGGGTTGCTTCTTCCGTCTTCTCTTCGTCGGCAAAGAACTGAAGATTAAGACGGTAAAGCGGGCAAAGCGTGCCGTCGCCTTCCCTAGTGGATTGTGTTAAGAAATCGTAGTAACTCAGTCCAAACACTCCCACTTGTGGAAAAATACCCCGCCAACCAGCGGATCAAAACCGGCAGGGACAAGATGAGCAACGTCAAACCCAGAAACGCTTTAAGCGGGAAACCGATAAAGAACACATTAATCTGGGGGACCAGTTTCGCCAGCACCCCTAGCCCGACATCGGTCAAGAATAATACCCCAAAGATGGGCAACGCCACTTGAACGGCCAGCCAAAAGAGGCCGGAAAAGGCCCGGATGATATAAGGTAAGCCCTTGGCCAGAAGGAGCTCGCCCCCCACCGGCAGCAACCGGTAGCTCTGGGCCAAGACATTGAAGAGGGTATGATCCCCTTTCACTAAAATAAATAGCCAAAGGGCAATGATGTAGTAGAGTTGGCCGATAATCGGCATCTGGCTTTCGGTATAGGGATTCAGCACGTTGACCATACCAAACCCCATCGGTAGATCCACCAATTGGCCCGCCAGTTGTAACCCGGCTAAAGTCAAGTAGAGGATGTATCCCATTAATAAACCGATAATAAACTCCTGTAACAGGTAGAAAACGAAGACCCCAAAGTGGGCCGGGAGAGTGATCGTTGGTTGAATTAAAGGGACAAAAACAAAGGATAGAAAGAGTGCAATACTGACCCGGACCATCGACGGCAGGTTCCGGCTTTGAAAAAGCGGTGCCCCGGTCAAAAGGCCGATGTTACGGAAGAACACCAGCATAAAGAGGGATATTTGCATTTCCGACCAGGTCACTAAGGCCAATGATTACCTTCACCATCCTCCAGCTTGACTAAGAAACGCGAAAAGTTCAGTCGTAAAATCCACCAAAACCCGGAGCATCCAGGGGCCCAAAAACACCAGGGTAAAAAAAACCGCCAATAATTTGGGGATAAACGTTAAAGTCTGCTCCTGAATCTGGGTTGTGGCCTGAAAGACACTGACCAGCAAACCAACGATCATGCCCGCCCCCAACATCGGCCCGGCCACCGTAAGGACCGTCGTAATCCCCTGCCGGATTATGGTGACGACCGTCACATCAGTCACTACGCTTCACCACCCACGATCAATAACCGGTCAAAAGACTCCGGACCACCAGGTTCCACCC
The window above is part of the Capillibacterium thermochitinicola genome. Proteins encoded here:
- a CDS encoding EscU/YscU/HrcU family type III secretion system export apparatus switch protein, translating into MFGLSYYDFLTQSTREGDGTLCPLYRLNLQFFADEEKTEEATPRKRQRARQKGQVPRSNELSTVVTLLAGFMALRAGGSYLLEKLYLCFQYGFSSDRLNTYLDEANLAQLFNSTLLTVVGAFIPVGLAILTVGVLVNYLQTGGGVHPRAPQDEI
- the flhF gene encoding flagellar biosynthesis protein FlhF; this encodes MRVKRFVADTAQQAIARVKRDLGDDALILHSRPFKEGGFLGLFAKRRYEVLAAVDNKETVRIPAAAKQPTAEKGGEEKQRQLFQPETAIMPELEKVKKELSEIKMAIEGVTAQVRSVSPVEMTAAARAIPEEQNVTDKLGTAAPVSKSRKNWDEFFIKTYPIRLSSRPTVVALVGPTGVGKTTTIAKLAANFALFEGKSVGLITIDTYRIAAVEQLKTYSEIINLPIEVVYTAADLKRAFQKLMDKQLILIDTAGRSQKNKQQIRELKHFFNGRPLNETHLVLSANTKLEDLLETADAFKELGVNRLIFTKLDETNSLSNVIEVAERLRIPLSYVTTGQSVPEDIEVATFEVIKRYADKYADNKYADKETINA
- the fliQ gene encoding flagellar biosynthesis protein FliQ, whose protein sequence is MTDVTVVTIIRQGITTVLTVAGPMLGAGMIVGLLVSVFQATTQIQEQTLTFIPKLLAVFFTLVFLGPWMLRVLVDFTTELFAFLSQAGGW
- the flhA gene encoding flagellar biosynthesis protein FlhA, encoding MPDQPGDRTLLSRAAFSGEIVVVVLMVVILAMMFIPLPTFVLDLFFTINIALSFLILMLTMNVRKSLEFSVFPTVLLMTTLFRLALNVSSTRLILLHGYAGQVIEAFGNFVAGSNPVVGFIIFLILTLINFLVITKGSERVAEVAARFTLDAMPGKQMSIDADLNAGLITEEEARARRREVAREADFYGSMDGASKFVKGDAIAGLIITVINLLGGVIIGMWQRGLDALGALQLYALLTVGDGLVSQVPALLISTATGVLVTRAASEDNLGADLTSQLLRYPQILLITAVVLALFGLVPGMPTIPFLVIALLLWWLTSILRREQKERAETAVEQQQAAAQEQVAYKPEHVLSLLAVDPMEVEIGYSLIPLVDKSQGGDLFERVSLIRRQVALELGIILPAIRIRDNMQLAPNQYVIKIKGVEVGSGELMTHSFLAMDAGAVTEKVSGIPTKEPAFGLPALWITADQREKAEMSGYTVVDCPSVLATHLTEIIRNYAYELLGRQEIQAMLDYIKTDYPVVVEELIPNLMTIGEIQKVFAQLLKEGIPLRNLVTILETLADYAPMTKDTDVLTEYVRVALKRQISKMLAGNGNKIQVLTLSPQTEERILRAQDSEGEPLSPSWLNEFYASLNQQIRPIIQEGRNPVLLVAPAIRRYVRSITERVSPKIFVVSYQEIIPEMEVHSLGMVGVVNAG
- a CDS encoding EscU/YscU/HrcU family type III secretion system export apparatus switch protein, translating into MKFDRLNPLAGLKRMFSPQKFIDLFKALFKIIGVFIIIWNTFKSKVFPLAESNVYHPPLEMAGLLWQLMFTIVLRIALLLLALAIFDFYYQRWQYRKSLRMTKKELQDELKQTEGDPLVRSRIRQKQRQLSMRRMMQEVPKADVVITNPTHLAIALKYEAEKMAAPQVLAKGEGHIAAKIKEIATEHGIPLVENKPLARTLYQTVEIGEQIPPNLYQAVAEVLAFVYKLRQRR
- the fliR gene encoding flagellar biosynthetic protein FliR; this encodes MTWSEMQISLFMLVFFRNIGLLTGAPLFQSRNLPSMVRVSIALFLSFVFVPLIQPTITLPAHFGVFVFYLLQEFIIGLLMGYILYLTLAGLQLAGQLVDLPMGFGMVNVLNPYTESQMPIIGQLYYIIALWLFILVKGDHTLFNVLAQSYRLLPVGGELLLAKGLPYIIRAFSGLFWLAVQVALPIFGVLFLTDVGLGVLAKLVPQINVFFIGFPLKAFLGLTLLILSLPVLIRWLAGYFSTSGSVWTELLRFLNTIH